The genomic window ATCGGGTGATACTGTCTGCACCAGCGTCGCCAGTCCCTGCCGATGGGAGCGATACAGTTCACCGAGAGTTTGATCGGCGACCGGGCAAGGTTCTTCAGCAAGACTGTAGGACATTGCGCTTCTCCAGCATGACTGCCCGAATCGACATGCGATGCTTCGCGTTAATTGAAGGTTAACTCTGGACGAATTCGCCGGCCGGCCGGCGGACTATAAAGCTCCCTTTAACGGAGAACGGCCGACAATTTACGTGGTGATTGTTGGTTTTACGGATCAGGACATGCGTGAAAACCGCAGATATCAGCGCGTCCGGCCATCCGGTCTGATGGCGAAGACCGGGAAGATCATCGGCGATCGTAAAGCGCCTGCCATCGACGTCAGCATCATCGACTTGTCGGCGGGCGGAGCCTGCCTTGGGCTGTCCAAGGATGTCGCTGTCCCCAAGCGATTCACGCTGGTGCACGGCGCAACCAGGAAAAGCTGCAGCCTAGTCTGGAAACGGGGCTATCGCCTCGGCGTGTCGTTCTAGGCTAGCCGGTAAATTCGGCAAGGATCTCCCGCCAGATCCACAGATTGACGAATGCAGACGCCACGGCGACCAGCGCGCCGAAAATCAGCGCGCGGCCAAACAAGCCGATGATCAGTGTCGGCAAGGTCAGCAACAGAAAAATGAGAGTCATCGGGAAGGCGGCCACCCACTCCATCCCGTCGCCCGCCGGATTGGCGCGTTCGCCGATCGCGTAAAAGGTGTAGATCCAGAACAACGTCAGCGCGCAGGCAGCGACGAGTACAAAGCTTCGCAGCGCAATGCGAAGGCGTTTGCGCAGGGGCATGCGCTGTCGGATCGGAGCGCCGTTCTGTGGCGATTCCTGTGACGCAGGAGGAGTTTCCGTTGGCTGCTCGTTCATGTGCCTTCTCAATCAGGGCGCAACGTTATCGCACCGGGCCGCCGTCAGGCGACTGCTCGGAGGACGGCGTCTCGCAACGAATGAACCTGAAACGGTGACGGAACGACCTATGCCAAATCCTTGCATTCGGAGCCTTCCGTGTCGTCGTCCGATCCATCATCGCCCAATACAACAACACGCCGTCGGCCGTTGACGGCTTTCGTGCTTGCGGCCTTCGCGCTCGCGCTATTCGCCGCCGCGGTGTGGTTTTGGGTGTCTCTGCAGGGGCGGGCGGCATCGTATATTGCATGGGAGAGCGGTGCGCTGATCAGTGGCGGCGTCATCTGCTTCGCAGCAATCATCGCCGCATTGCGCGCAGGATTTGACAATCTGTTGGAGTGGATCTGGGACCTGATGGCTGCGGTAGTCGCGGTCATTGTCGGGATATTCCGGGGTATCCTGTCACTGCTGGGCTGGGATTGAGAGTTTCCCTTCCGGCGCCGGTGCAAATAGCCCGCAACTTTCAGTTACGAAAGATTCCCGCTGCGCTGCGCCGAGCGGAAAGGGGAAAATCCACCGGCTGCCGATTGCAGA from Pseudorhodoplanes sp. includes these protein-coding regions:
- a CDS encoding PilZ domain-containing protein, which translates into the protein MRENRRYQRVRPSGLMAKTGKIIGDRKAPAIDVSIIDLSAGGACLGLSKDVAVPKRFTLVHGATRKSCSLVWKRGYRLGVSF